In Astyanax mexicanus isolate ESR-SI-001 chromosome 5, AstMex3_surface, whole genome shotgun sequence, a single window of DNA contains:
- the LOC103032840 gene encoding zinc finger protein 239 isoform X1 — protein MVKKMLPRKISSTPASFPTQSKNKEKTHHCSDCGKSFNHQSHLKTHQRIHTGEKPYHCSECGKSFSRQSNLTMHQRIHTGEKPYDCSDCGKSFNQQSNLKIHQRIHKGEKPFYCSACGTSFNQQIALQQHQRIHTGDKPYHCSECGRSFNRQSSLKQHHGTHTGQKPYHCSDCGKSFTQHGALKIHQRIHTGEKTYYCSDCGKSFNRQTSLQQHQRIHTGETPYICLVCGKSFNRQTSLQQHQRIHTGEKPFHCSDCGKSFNRQSTLQLHQRIHKGEKPYHCLECDKCFNQQRTLQLHLRIHTGEKPYQCLECGKSFNRQNSLQQHQLIHTGEKPHHCSDCGKHFRHLKTFKRHKCLNCSHTTTITDLSSNTKQMDNILIEENNLV, from the coding sequence ATGGTGAAGAAAATGCTACCTAGAAAAATCTCCAGTACGCCAGCATCCTTTCCTACACAAAGTAAAAACAAGGAGAAAACTCACCACTGCTccgactgtgggaaaagttttaatcaTCAAAgtcatctcaaaacacaccagcgcattcacactggagaaaaaccgtacCACTGTTCAGAGTGCGGAAAGAGTTTTAGTCGACAGAGCAATCTCACaatgcaccagcgcattcacactggagagaaaccgtatgactgctcagactgtgggaaaagttttaatcagcagagtaatctcaaaatacaccaacgcattcacaaaGGAGAGAAGCCTTTTTATTGTTCAGCCTGTGGGACAAGTTTTAATCAACAAATTGCACTTcagcaacaccagcgcattcacacaggagataagCCATaccactgctcagagtgtgggagaagtTTTAATCGTCAGAGTTCTCTCAAACAACACCATGGCACTCACACTGGACAGAAGCcgtaccactgctcagactgtgggaagagttttactcaacatggtgctctcaaaatacatcagcgtattcacacaggagaaaaaacgtattactgctcagactgtgggaagagttttaatagacAGACTTCCCTGCAACagcaccagcgtattcacactggagagacaCCATATATCTGTTTAgtgtgtggaaagagttttaatcggCAGACTTCTcttcaacaacaccagcgcattcacacaggagagaaaccatttcactgctcagactgtggaaagagttttaatcgacagagtactctccaactacaccagcgtattcacaaaggagagaaaccatatcactgcttagAATGTGATAAGTGTTTTAATCAGCAGAGGACACTGCAACTACACCTtcgtattcacactggagagaaaccttatcagTGTTTAGAATGTGGGAAAAGTTTCAATCGGCAGAATTCTCTCCAACAGCACCAGcttattcacacaggagaaaagccCCATCACTGCTCCGACTGCGGTAAACATTTCAggcatttaaagacatttaagagACACAAGTGCCTTAATTGCAGTCACACTACAACCATTACAGATCTCAGCTCAAACACCAAACAAATGGATAACATTTTAATAGAGGAAAATAACTTGGTATAA